The Streptomyces sp. NBC_01244 genome contains a region encoding:
- a CDS encoding sugar phosphate isomerase/epimerase family protein encodes MSRPLPGANRLSLNQITTKNWSLSEAVQGCVDAGIPAIGLWRDKVALTGVTKAAKLVRDAGLSVSTLCRGGFLTAEGPHARKDALADNLRALEEAAELGTDTLVMVVGGLPEGSRDLAGARARVADRLAELAAHAGDLGVRLAIEPLHPMFCADRAVVSTLGQALDLAEAHPVEQVGVVVDSYHVWWDPDLERQIARAGSGASAAGGGGRIASYQVCDWTLPLPADALLGRGHVGDGYIDFEALTRMVTAAGYTGWIEVEIFNGQVWNAPGAQTLATLAERHLAHVAGS; translated from the coding sequence GTGAGCCGGCCGCTGCCGGGAGCGAACCGGCTCTCGCTCAACCAGATCACCACGAAGAACTGGAGCTTGTCCGAGGCCGTACAGGGCTGTGTCGACGCCGGGATCCCGGCGATCGGCCTCTGGCGGGACAAGGTCGCCCTGACCGGTGTGACCAAGGCCGCCAAGCTCGTGCGCGACGCCGGGCTCAGCGTCAGCACCCTGTGCCGCGGAGGCTTCCTCACCGCCGAAGGTCCCCACGCCCGTAAGGACGCGCTCGCCGACAACCTCCGTGCCCTCGAGGAGGCGGCCGAACTCGGCACCGACACCTTGGTCATGGTGGTCGGCGGTCTGCCCGAGGGCAGCCGAGACCTGGCCGGCGCCCGCGCCCGGGTCGCCGACCGGCTCGCGGAACTCGCTGCCCATGCGGGGGACCTGGGGGTGCGACTGGCGATCGAGCCGCTGCACCCGATGTTCTGCGCCGACCGCGCGGTGGTCTCCACCCTCGGCCAGGCCCTCGACCTCGCCGAGGCTCACCCCGTGGAGCAGGTCGGCGTGGTGGTCGACAGCTACCACGTCTGGTGGGACCCGGACCTGGAGCGCCAGATCGCCCGCGCTGGTTCGGGAGCGTCTGCGGCCGGGGGCGGGGGCAGGATCGCCTCCTACCAGGTCTGCGACTGGACCCTGCCCTTGCCGGCGGACGCCCTGCTCGGCCGAGGCCACGTGGGAGACGGCTACATCGACTTCGAGGCCTTGACCCGCATGGTCACTGCCGCCGGCTACACGGGCTGGATCGAAGTCGAGATTTTCAACGGGCAGGTCTGGAACGCTCCCGGCGCGCAGACCCTCGCCACGTTGGCCGAGCGTCACCTCGCGCACGTGGCGGGTTCGTAA
- a CDS encoding dihydrodipicolinate synthase family protein: MSFGNNPPVKRVAFAAAHVVADPHGENAPGAPAVIDWEATLAFRHHLWYLGLGVADAMDTAQRGMGLDWTATRELITRSGVEARAVGGRLACGVGTDQLTAPTASLSEIQAAYEEQLEVVEAAGAQPILMASRALAAVAREPDDYLRIYGRLISQAGRPVVLHWLGEMFDPALAGYWGSRDLDRATDTVLTLIRSHADRIDGIKVSLLDADREVALRRALPAGVRLYTGDDFNYPDLIRGDEFGHSDALLGVFDPIAPVASVALRALDAGDLDRYDALMTPTLPLARHLFAAPTYHYKTGIVFLAWLADHQSHFTMVAGAQGARSVPHLIELHRLAEVAGILPDPELAAHRMGRFLTVVGVAS; this comes from the coding sequence ATGAGCTTCGGCAACAACCCGCCCGTCAAAAGGGTCGCCTTCGCCGCCGCCCACGTGGTCGCCGACCCGCACGGTGAGAACGCGCCCGGCGCACCTGCCGTCATCGACTGGGAGGCCACCCTCGCCTTCCGCCACCACCTGTGGTACCTCGGTCTCGGCGTCGCCGACGCCATGGACACCGCCCAGCGGGGCATGGGCCTCGACTGGACAGCCACCCGCGAGCTCATCACCCGCTCCGGGGTCGAGGCCCGCGCCGTCGGTGGACGACTCGCCTGCGGCGTCGGCACCGACCAGCTCACCGCCCCGACCGCGTCGCTGAGCGAGATCCAGGCCGCCTACGAGGAGCAGCTGGAGGTCGTCGAGGCAGCCGGCGCCCAGCCGATCCTGATGGCGAGCCGCGCCCTGGCCGCGGTGGCCCGGGAACCGGACGACTACCTGCGCATCTACGGGCGGCTGATCTCCCAGGCCGGCCGCCCGGTGGTACTCCACTGGCTCGGCGAGATGTTCGACCCGGCCCTGGCCGGTTACTGGGGTTCGCGGGACCTGGACCGGGCCACCGACACCGTGCTGACGCTGATCCGCTCGCACGCCGACCGCATCGACGGCATCAAGGTGTCCCTGTTGGACGCCGATCGCGAGGTCGCGCTCCGTCGTGCGTTGCCCGCCGGGGTACGCCTCTACACGGGCGACGACTTCAACTACCCGGACCTCATCCGCGGCGACGAATTCGGACACAGCGACGCGTTGCTGGGCGTCTTCGACCCCATCGCGCCCGTCGCGTCCGTCGCCCTGCGCGCGCTCGACGCCGGCGACCTCGACCGGTACGACGCCCTGATGACCCCCACGCTGCCGCTGGCCCGTCACCTGTTCGCCGCGCCGACCTACCACTACAAGACCGGCATCGTCTTCCTCGCCTGGCTGGCCGACCACCAGAGCCACTTCACCATGGTGGCCGGTGCGCAGGGCGCCCGCTCCGTCCCCCACCTGATCGAGCTCCACCGGCTCGCGGAGGTCGCCGGCATCCTGCCCGACCCCGAGCTGGCCGCGCACCGGATGGGTCGCTTCCTCACCGTCGTAGGAGTCGCGTCGTGA
- a CDS encoding Gfo/Idh/MocA family protein, with amino-acid sequence MPRRVIGIVMNGVTGRMGYRQHLVRSILAIREQGGLALGDGEVLWPEPILVGRNAERVKGLAERHGLDHWTTSLDEALAHPLAEIYFDAQVTTARESALRAAIAAGKHVYTEKPTAESLASALELDRLAREAGVCNGAVQDKLFLPGLLKLKRLVDSGFFGRILSVRGEFGYWVFEGDWQEAQRPSWNYRAEDGGGMILDMFPHWRYVLDNIIAPVRSVYAHTATHITERVDERGLRYAATADDAAYGIFELEGGITAQINSSWAVRVDRDELVEFQVDGTEGSAVAGLRNCRFQHRASTPKPVWNPDLPVTESFRDQWQQVPDNGEFDNGFKIQWELFLKHVAVGAPYNWDLLEGAKGVQLAELGLLSAREGRRLDVPELEV; translated from the coding sequence ATGCCGCGTAGGGTCATAGGCATCGTGATGAACGGCGTCACCGGCAGAATGGGCTACCGCCAGCACCTGGTCCGCTCCATCCTGGCCATCCGGGAACAAGGGGGCCTGGCCCTCGGCGATGGCGAGGTGCTGTGGCCCGAGCCGATCCTGGTCGGCCGCAACGCGGAACGGGTCAAGGGTCTGGCCGAGCGGCACGGTCTGGATCACTGGACCACTTCGCTGGACGAGGCCCTCGCCCACCCACTCGCCGAGATCTACTTCGACGCGCAGGTCACCACGGCTCGCGAGTCGGCCCTACGCGCCGCCATCGCGGCCGGAAAGCACGTTTACACGGAGAAGCCGACCGCCGAATCCCTGGCGTCCGCCCTGGAGCTGGACCGACTGGCCCGCGAAGCCGGAGTGTGCAACGGCGCGGTGCAGGACAAACTGTTCCTGCCGGGCCTGCTCAAGCTCAAGCGGCTGGTCGACAGCGGCTTCTTCGGCCGCATCCTGTCCGTGCGCGGCGAGTTCGGCTACTGGGTGTTCGAGGGCGATTGGCAGGAGGCACAGCGTCCCTCCTGGAACTACCGCGCCGAGGACGGCGGCGGCATGATCCTCGACATGTTCCCGCACTGGCGCTACGTGCTGGACAACATCATCGCCCCGGTCCGCTCCGTCTACGCCCACACTGCCACCCACATCACCGAGCGGGTGGACGAGCGGGGACTGCGCTATGCCGCGACCGCAGACGACGCCGCCTACGGCATCTTCGAGTTGGAAGGGGGCATCACCGCACAGATCAACTCCTCATGGGCCGTGCGGGTCGACCGTGACGAGCTCGTGGAGTTCCAGGTCGACGGTACCGAAGGCAGCGCGGTGGCAGGCCTGCGCAACTGCCGTTTCCAGCACAGGGCTTCGACGCCCAAGCCGGTCTGGAACCCCGACCTGCCGGTGACCGAGTCCTTCCGTGACCAATGGCAGCAGGTGCCGGACAACGGTGAGTTCGACAACGGGTTCAAGATCCAGTGGGAACTCTTCCTGAAGCACGTCGCCGTAGGCGCGCCGTACAACTGGGACCTGCTGGAAGGTGCCAAGGGCGTACAACTCGCCGAACTCGGCCTGCTCTCCGCCCGTGAGGGCCGCCGCCTCGACGTTCCGGAGCTGGAGGTCTGA
- a CDS encoding hydroxyacid dehydrogenase, whose translation MHPRLAPHLLDPRTLVRLTSLASLDPSVIVDDFTTPEAVAVLAETEVIISSWGCPPIDESVLAAAPGLRAVIHVAGSVKHHITDACWQRGIRVTSAAWANALPVAEYTVAAVLWANKQVLRLAAEYRERRAPYDWQHANPGIGNYRRTVGIVGASQIGRRVLELLRPYDLELLLHDPFVDAAEAAALGARSMPLDELCALSDVVSVHAPELPETRHMINRRLLALMPDGSTLVNTSRGSLIDQEALVEELTAGRLNAVLDVSTPDVPPADSPLYDLPNVLLTPHVAGSLGTELHRMATAAAEELARYAADLPFAHPVLPQNIHRTA comes from the coding sequence ATGCACCCCCGGCTGGCGCCCCACCTGCTCGACCCCCGCACCCTGGTGCGGCTGACCAGCCTCGCCTCGCTGGACCCGTCCGTCATCGTCGACGACTTCACTACCCCCGAGGCCGTCGCCGTCCTGGCCGAGACAGAGGTCATCATCAGCAGCTGGGGGTGCCCGCCCATCGACGAGTCCGTCCTGGCCGCGGCACCCGGCCTGCGCGCCGTCATCCACGTCGCCGGGTCGGTCAAGCACCACATCACCGATGCCTGCTGGCAGCGCGGCATCCGGGTCACGTCGGCGGCCTGGGCCAATGCCCTGCCGGTGGCCGAGTACACCGTCGCGGCCGTCCTGTGGGCCAACAAGCAGGTCCTGCGCCTGGCCGCCGAGTACCGCGAGCGGCGTGCTCCGTACGACTGGCAGCACGCCAACCCCGGCATCGGCAACTACCGTCGCACCGTAGGCATCGTCGGGGCGTCCCAGATCGGCCGTCGCGTGCTCGAACTGCTCCGCCCGTACGACCTCGAACTGCTGCTCCACGACCCGTTCGTGGACGCTGCCGAGGCTGCGGCGCTCGGTGCCCGGTCGATGCCGCTCGACGAGCTGTGCGCACTGAGTGACGTGGTGAGCGTCCACGCGCCCGAACTCCCCGAGACCCGGCACATGATCAACCGCCGGCTGCTCGCCCTCATGCCCGACGGCTCGACCCTGGTGAACACCTCGCGCGGCTCGCTGATCGACCAGGAGGCCCTGGTCGAGGAGCTGACGGCAGGCCGCCTCAACGCGGTCCTCGACGTCTCCACGCCGGACGTTCCGCCGGCCGACTCACCCCTGTACGACCTGCCGAACGTGCTCCTCACCCCGCACGTCGCCGGCTCGCTCGGCACGGAACTCCACCGGATGGCCACCGCCGCGGCGGAAGAACTCGCCCGCTACGCGGCGGACCTGCCCTTCGCCCACCCCGTGCTTCCCCAGAACATCCACCGCACAGCCTGA
- a CDS encoding carbohydrate ABC transporter permease, giving the protein MTTLTRPDRTRAHTAAPAPRRPVRRPAYLSKFAVNGALALFAAYTLLPLGWLLTAAAKKTGDLLGGRTLTPERWNLGQNLSDLFTADGGVYFHWYLNSLLYAGIGAVLCAFVCICAGYAFEVYAFRGKEKLFGLVLLGVLVPSTALALPMYLIASKVGVVNTFWAVFLPSLVNPFGVYLARVFCAGYVPGEVLEAARMDGASELRTFWSMGLPMVMPGFVTIFLFQFTAIWNNFFLPLVMLSDNRLFPVSLGLYTWNTETRAFPEYYPLVVTGSLLAVIPLVIAFVALQRHWKAGLTAGSVK; this is encoded by the coding sequence ATGACCACCCTCACCCGCCCCGACCGGACCCGCGCGCACACGGCCGCGCCCGCGCCACGCAGGCCGGTACGGCGTCCGGCCTACCTCTCGAAGTTCGCGGTCAACGGCGCCCTGGCGCTGTTCGCCGCGTACACCCTGCTGCCGCTCGGCTGGCTGCTCACCGCCGCCGCCAAGAAGACCGGCGACCTCCTCGGCGGGCGCACGCTCACCCCGGAACGCTGGAACCTCGGCCAGAACCTCAGCGACCTCTTCACCGCCGACGGCGGCGTCTACTTCCACTGGTACCTCAACTCCCTGCTCTACGCGGGAATCGGCGCCGTGCTCTGCGCGTTCGTGTGCATCTGCGCCGGCTACGCCTTCGAGGTCTACGCCTTTCGCGGCAAGGAGAAGCTGTTCGGCCTGGTACTGCTCGGCGTCCTGGTGCCCAGCACCGCGCTCGCGCTGCCCATGTACCTGATCGCCTCGAAGGTCGGCGTCGTCAACACGTTCTGGGCGGTCTTCCTGCCCTCACTGGTCAACCCGTTCGGGGTGTACCTGGCCCGGGTGTTCTGCGCCGGCTACGTACCCGGCGAGGTCCTGGAGGCCGCCCGGATGGACGGCGCGAGCGAGCTGCGCACCTTCTGGTCCATGGGGCTGCCCATGGTGATGCCCGGCTTCGTCACCATCTTCCTCTTCCAGTTCACCGCCATCTGGAACAACTTCTTCCTGCCGCTCGTGATGCTCTCAGACAACCGGCTCTTCCCGGTCAGCCTCGGTCTGTACACGTGGAACACCGAAACCCGGGCCTTTCCCGAGTACTACCCGCTGGTGGTCACCGGCTCACTGCTCGCCGTCATCCCCCTGGTGATCGCCTTCGTCGCTCTGCAACGGCACTGGAAGGCCGGCCTCACCGCGGGCAGCGTCAAGTGA
- a CDS encoding carbohydrate ABC transporter permease — protein MTHHSTRTPSSRAAVSRRGRVGAPTILLAPFLLLFTACTLIPIGYAAYLSLFTEKRSGLGFGGGQTLFTGLGNYTRALTDHAFLDGFWTTAQYCLLYIPVMIGISLLLALLLDSTLARARRFFQLALFLPHAVPGIIAALIWMYLYTPGISPVIEALDSLGAQVDVLGHPLPAVVNIAIWEWTGYNMVIFYAALQAIPREVLEAAVVDGAGPLRTAFSVKIPLIRASISMVGMFTVIGSLQLFTEPMILHGTAPGVITTWTPNMYAYTAAFERGDYGLAAAASVLLAVVAATLSFVVTRLTRVRSDRRAEATT, from the coding sequence GTGACGCACCACTCGACCCGTACGCCGTCCTCCCGCGCCGCCGTCAGCCGGCGCGGGAGGGTCGGGGCGCCCACCATCCTGCTCGCCCCGTTCCTGCTGCTCTTCACGGCCTGCACGCTGATCCCCATTGGCTACGCGGCCTACCTGAGCCTCTTCACCGAGAAGCGCTCGGGCCTCGGATTCGGCGGCGGCCAGACCCTCTTCACCGGCCTCGGCAACTACACCAGGGCACTGACCGACCACGCCTTCCTCGACGGCTTCTGGACCACGGCCCAGTACTGCCTGCTGTACATCCCGGTCATGATCGGCATCTCGCTGCTGCTCGCCCTGCTGCTGGACTCCACCCTGGCCAGGGCTCGCCGCTTCTTCCAGTTGGCCCTGTTCCTGCCGCACGCCGTGCCCGGCATCATCGCCGCGCTGATCTGGATGTACCTGTACACCCCCGGCATCAGCCCGGTCATCGAGGCGCTCGACTCCCTCGGCGCACAGGTCGACGTGCTCGGCCACCCGCTGCCCGCCGTGGTCAACATCGCGATCTGGGAATGGACCGGCTACAACATGGTGATCTTCTACGCCGCGTTGCAGGCCATCCCGCGCGAGGTCCTGGAGGCCGCGGTGGTCGACGGAGCCGGTCCCCTGCGCACCGCGTTCAGCGTCAAGATCCCCCTGATCCGGGCCTCGATCTCCATGGTCGGGATGTTCACCGTCATCGGCTCCCTCCAGCTGTTCACCGAGCCGATGATCCTGCACGGCACGGCCCCGGGCGTGATCACCACATGGACCCCGAACATGTACGCCTACACCGCCGCCTTCGAGCGCGGTGACTACGGCCTCGCGGCGGCCGCTTCCGTCCTGCTGGCCGTCGTCGCCGCCACCCTGTCCTTCGTCGTCACCCGACTCACCCGCGTCCGGTCCGACCGCCGAGCGGAGGCCACCACATGA